In the genome of Carnobacterium viridans, one region contains:
- a CDS encoding YqeG family HAD IIIA-type phosphatase — protein MLKVFKPTYMVEAIYHITPEQLKEQNVKAVLTDLDNTLIAWNNPDGTKELIDWINVMEEAGIPVVILSNNKAKRVERVAKVLRLDYVSRALKPTTIGFKRASKKLNLSTNEIIMVGDQIMTDIWGANLAGIRNVLVKPILNTDAWNTRFNRFMELHIMNYMIKKDPTMRWRKSINDDKRIN, from the coding sequence ATGTTAAAGGTATTTAAACCGACTTATATGGTAGAAGCGATTTATCATATAACACCAGAACAATTGAAAGAACAAAATGTCAAAGCTGTCTTAACAGACTTGGACAATACTTTGATTGCATGGAATAATCCAGACGGGACCAAAGAGTTGATTGATTGGATCAACGTGATGGAAGAAGCCGGTATTCCTGTAGTGATTCTTTCGAATAACAAAGCTAAGCGTGTGGAGCGAGTTGCAAAAGTATTGCGACTAGACTACGTTTCTAGAGCTTTAAAACCAACAACGATTGGATTTAAAAGAGCGAGTAAAAAATTAAATCTATCCACTAATGAGATTATTATGGTCGGCGATCAGATTATGACGGATATTTGGGGAGCAAACCTTGCTGGGATACGTAACGTATTAGTAAAACCGATACTAAACACAGACGCTTGGAATACTCGATTTAACCGTTTTATGGAGCTGCATATTATGAACTATATGATCAAAAAAGATCCAACTATGAGATGGAGGAAGTCAATAAATGACGACAAAAGAATTAACTAA